The genomic DNA AAGCAAAAGTTTCGTAGCGTCGTTAACGAGTAAACTGATACCATATGGAGCTTTCCAGCCGCCAATAGAGAAGCTTGTAACGGTGAGGGACATGACCCCGAAGACTCCGGCAAAGGCGTTGAAGAAGGCGGCAATAATCAGAACCCACCCGGAGACACTCCTCCAAAACGCGCTCACAAAGGCTAGTGCCAGGGGTATCGCTATCAACCATACGGGATTCATTCGCTATCACCTCCCCCACTCGAGAGCTCCGTGATATCTATCGTATTCCTTGATTTGCTCACAGAAACAATAAGAGAAAGGGCTAGAGCCGTTACGCCCACCCCAATGACTATAGAAGTAAGAACTAGAGCCTGGGGAAGAGGATCGACGAAAAGAAGCGATGAGTTGTCGCTGACCGAAGACAAAATAGGAGCTGCTCCCCCTTCTACGTAACCAATTGAGACAATGAAGAGGTTGACTCCGATCTCCGCGATATTCAAGGAGATAATCAACTTCACGAGATTCTTCTGCGAAAGAAGGCCGTATAAGCCGACGGCGACAAGCATCATAGAGAAGTACTGAATCATACCTCATCGCCCCCTTCCGAAATGAAGTCATCTACAATTCCGGAAAGCTCTGCTCCGACCTTAAGACCGATTATCGAGTAAACAACGGGGATTATCCCCGCACTGAAAAGTTCTCCCACAACGCCCGTGGGAAGGAAATTACTCAGGAAGGAACCTGAGATCAGCAGACCGGCTATCCCTATGAGTACATAGAGAAGTCCCATTGTACCCTCCAGTATCTTCAGTCCCTTTGAAGCTCTCTTTTCATCGTCAACCACAACGAGAAGCAAGAAACCGGCTGCAATTATCGCTCCTCCGGGAAATCCTCCGCCCGGTGTGAGATGGCCGTGAGCAAATACATATATCCCCAGTACCATAAGCAATGGGGCAATCACTCTAGAGGCAGTCTTGACAACAGGACTTACGGATATCACCGAACCGATCCTCTTTCTTCCCCCTCCAAGAAGCAGTCCAACTCCTGTTGCCGAAATGAAGAGTACCGTCACCTCTCCGAGGGTGTCGAATGATCTGTAGTTGACGACAATCGAAGTAACCATGTTTGCCGAACCGGTCTCGGCGTCGGCAGTTACTCCAAAGTTAATCACATCTTCATTCCCATTCACCGATTTCTCGATGTATTTCGCAGAGACTCTTTCAGAGAGCTTCACTTCACCGTATCTTGGAATCCCCATAGAATCAGAAGAGTCGGAATTCAGAACAGTTACGATCATGAAGAAGAAAAGAAGTGCTATAAGAGCAGATATAATTCGCTTCATTCTGCATCAGCTCGCTTAAGCTTCCTGAGGGAGAGGAGGAATATAGCCGTGGTGAGACCGGCTCCAACAGAAGCTTCCGTTATTGCGA from Mesotoga infera includes the following:
- a CDS encoding cation:proton antiporter; the encoded protein is MKRIISALIALLFFFMIVTVLNSDSSDSMGIPRYGEVKLSERVSAKYIEKSVNGNEDVINFGVTADAETGSANMVTSIVVNYRSFDTLGEVTVLFISATGVGLLLGGGRKRIGSVISVSPVVKTASRVIAPLLMVLGIYVFAHGHLTPGGGFPGGAIIAAGFLLLVVVDDEKRASKGLKILEGTMGLLYVLIGIAGLLISGSFLSNFLPTGVVGELFSAGIIPVVYSIIGLKVGAELSGIVDDFISEGGDEV
- a CDS encoding cation:proton antiporter (subunit C of antiporter complex involved in resistance to high concentrations of Na+, K+, Li+ and/or alkali); amino-acid sequence: MIQYFSMMLVAVGLYGLLSQKNLVKLIISLNIAEIGVNLFIVSIGYVEGGAAPILSSVSDNSSLLFVDPLPQALVLTSIVIGVGVTALALSLIVSVSKSRNTIDITELSSGGGDSE